One segment of Pirellulales bacterium DNA contains the following:
- the wrbA gene encoding NAD(P)H:quinone oxidoreductase, which translates to MKVHVVFYSTYGHVYQMAESVAAGAREVEGAEVELFQVPELMPEAALEKSGAKATRATFAQVPVIQPGQLADADAIIFGTPTRFGNMAAQMRNLLDQTGGLWAQGKLIGKVGSVFTSTGTQHGGHESTITSFHTTLLHHGMIIVGVPYSCQELVNMTEITGGSPYGAGTLAGGDGSRRPTENELAIARFQGRHVAEITRKLVGG; encoded by the coding sequence ATGAAGGTCCACGTCGTTTTCTACAGCACCTACGGGCACGTCTACCAGATGGCCGAAAGCGTCGCCGCGGGCGCCCGCGAAGTCGAGGGCGCGGAGGTCGAGCTGTTTCAAGTGCCGGAGCTGATGCCCGAGGCAGCACTGGAAAAAAGCGGCGCCAAAGCCACGCGGGCCACGTTTGCCCAGGTGCCGGTGATTCAGCCGGGACAACTGGCCGATGCCGACGCGATCATCTTCGGCACGCCCACGCGATTCGGGAACATGGCCGCGCAGATGCGCAACCTGCTCGATCAAACCGGCGGCCTCTGGGCGCAGGGCAAGTTGATCGGCAAAGTCGGCAGCGTGTTCACCTCGACCGGCACGCAACACGGCGGCCACGAATCGACCATTACCAGCTTTCACACGACGCTGCTGCACCACGGCATGATCATCGTGGGCGTGCCGTACTCGTGCCAGGAACTGGTCAATATGACCGAAATCACCGGCGGTTCGCCGTACGGCGCCGGCACGCTGGCCGGCGGCGACGGCTCGCGGCGCCCCACAGAAAACGAGCTGGCGATCGCGCGGTTCCAAGGCCGGCACGTGGCCGAGATTACCCGCAAATTGGTCGGCGGCTGA